The nucleotide sequence CAATCACATCCGCTTGATTCACACCGAACCCGACGGCAAACAGACCACGCGCGAGATCAACTTGTACGACGCGCTAAAAAACGGCGACATCTCGGCCGATCCGAAGCTGCAAAAGGGCGATCAAGTCTACGTTCCCGAGGCATACCAGCACCGCACCGACTTCGGCACGGGGCTGCTCTACCTGCTCACCCGGATCATTCCATAAGGAAAGCGAGAGAACAGTTTCGTGATTCAGATTCCAACCGCGGGCGGCGGCATGACGCCCTACGCGGCCACGACTCAACCGGAACAGCAAAGCGACTTGGGCGGAATGGGCAGAGTATTTTTGCGCCGCATTCGTCCGATGCTGGCGATCTTTGCCGGCTTCGTCGCACTCGTCCTCATCTTGACGCTCGTGCTCCCCAAGACGTATACGACGACCGTGAAGCTCATCGCCGGGAATCCGGGGACGACGGGTTTTGCGGGGTCCGGAAATAGTTCGTCCGATACGGAAGTGCCGGTCCTCAACGCGCTGCTCATCGCAACGGGAATGCAGAGCACCGAAACCTACGTCGAGCTGTTCCAAGAGATCCCGGTCGCACAGCAAGTCATCGCCGAGCTCGGATTGAAAACGTCGCCGCGCGACCTGCTCAACAAAGTCGACGTCAAGCCGGTCGTCAACACGGCTATCATCGGACTTTCCGTAACGTGGCGCGATGCAAATACCTCGGCGCAAATCGCTAATGCCTTCGGAAACGTCGTCGTCGATCGCCAGCGCCAACTGGTCGCGGCCCAAGCCGACAACGCGATAACGTTTCTCAATCAGCAGCTTCCGCAAGCGCAAAAGGCAATGAACGACGCGCAAACGGCGCTGGCCTCGTTTGAGGCGCAGCATCATATCGCCGACATCAGCACGCAGACCCAAACGCTGATTGCGTCGCTGGCGGCCCTCGACGCGAAGGTCGGCCAGACGCAGGCCGATCGTCAGCAAGCGCAAGCCGAGCTCAGCAGCGCGCAAGCGCAGCTCAAGAGCACGCCGGCGACGGTTACCGGCGGAGAAACGGTGGCCCAAAATCCGGTGCTCGGGCAGTTGCAATCGCAGTTGTCACAAACCGACGTGCAACTGCAGACCGCCCTTCAGCAATATACCGAAAAGCATCCAACCGTCATCGCGTTGCGCAACCAGGAAGCGCAGATCAAGCGGGAGATCGCCCAACAGCAAGCGACCATCGTTGCGAACACGAATACGGTTCCCAACCCCGTCTATCAGCAGATCCAGCAGCAGGCCGAACAATACGCCACGCAAATCGCTTCCGACAACGCTCAGTTGGGCGCGTTGAAGATGCAGCAGCAGCAGATGAACCCGCAGCTGGCAAATCTTCCGGCGCAAACGGCGACGCTGGCGAACCTGCAACGCCAAGCCAAGTCGGCAGAGGACGTCTACACGGCGCTGGAAGGAAAGTTCAACAACGCCCAAATCGCCCGCGATACCGCCTTGAGCGACGTGACGATCACTCAGCCGGCCGATCCGCGCTTTGCCGACGTCAAGCCGCACCTGATCGTGAACCTCCTGCTGGGCGTCGGACTCGGCGCGATCCTTGCGATCTTGGGTGCCTTCGTCATCGACTATCTCGATAACACGATCAAAGACGACCGCGACGTGGAGGAGGAGCTCGCGCTGCCGTCGCTGGCGGCGATCCCGCTGGTGAAGATGCGTAACGGAACTCCCGAGCTTCCGTGGGTGCGCACGATGTCGATCGAAGCATTCCTGCAGCTCGTGACGTCGATGAAGTACGCGACCGACCGGCCGCTCTCGACCGTCGTGGTCACGAGTCCGACGCAAGGCGACGGCAAATCGACGGTCGCGCTGAACGTCGCGATCGCGATGGGCGAGCTGGAGCCGCGCGTCCTGCTCGTCGACGCAGATTTGCGGCGCGCGTCGCTACACCACAAGCTCCGTATGAAGAACGAGCGTGGCCTTTCCGATATTTTGGTCGGACGGTCGCAGCTCGAAGACGTCGTGCAGGGCACGCGCTATCCCGGCCTAGACTTACTCACTTCGGGAACGCCCACGCCCAATCCGATCAAACTCCTCGAGTCGGGTCGTATGGACGAGTTCTTGCGCGAAGCGCAGGAACGTTACCGCTGCGTCGTCATCGACGGTACCGCGCTGTCGGTAAACGTCGACTCCGCGGTCGTGGCGCGCAAAGCCGACGGCACCGTGATCGTGTTGTCGGCGAATCAGACCGATCTCCGTGCCGCCAAACAGGCGTTGCGCCGCATGCAGCAAGTCGGCGTGCGCAACATCCTGGGCTACGTACTCAACCGCGTCGTTCCTCGTAAGGAGGACTACGAAGCGTACGAACTGCGGGCCGGCACCGAGCTCGAGCCGACCGAAGAAACAATGATCACTGCGTAGGCTAGATGACAACAACGAAGTCGACGAACTTGAGAGAAACGCGACCGGCCGCCTTCGCGCGGAGCCTATCGGTCCACCTCATCGAAGCGCAGGCGCTGTTCGTGCCTACGCTCGAAGAGGTATTTACCGACATCGGCTTGGCGCTGTTGGCGGTCTCGAGCGACGTCGATCTGCACTGCTTGCTCGAGGCACAGCCGGACGTCGTCTTCGTCGATGCCGACTACGTCAGCGAAGAGCCGCTGCGGCTCGTGAACCTGTTGCGCACGCTGGTGCCAAACGGCATCATCTGCGTCTACACCAGCGAGCGCAGCACGCAATGGGCGAAGGCTTGCCACCTCGCCGGCGCAACGGCCGTATTCAGCAAAAACGCTCGCCGCAACGAGATCATCGACGGCATGCGCGAGGCGCTGCGCCGCCGGACGTTTACCGACGTCCGCCTCCGCGAGTCGTAGGCGCGGTCATATTGGGCGTTTAGCCCTATAAGTCGTCGGCGCAATGCCCCTACGTCACTGCCGAAACCGGCAGTAGTCTGGAGGCAAGCTGCGGCTCGGGGGTCTCTATGAGAAAATCGCATTTCCCGTTTGGCCGGATTTCGCTGGCGTTCGCGTTCGCGCTGGCATCGTGCAATGGTACCGGTACGAGCGTGCCGGCGACCCCGGGCGGCTCGACTTCGGGTGGGTCGCTCGAATTTGCGCCCGCGATCGGCCCGCTGGCCCCGATCGATACGTCCCCGGGCAAGGTCGACGGAGTCCCCGACAAGTTCACCCCGCCCGAGGGCGACACGGCTACCGGCGGACACGGATCCCCGATCGATAAGATTCCATGCTTGCCCGCGATGGGCAACGGCTACCACGTCCACGTATTCGTGGGGATCGTCAACCACGGTCAGCTCGTCGCCCTTCCGACGGCGATCGGCATGGTGCATCCCGGCGCACCGGTCAACGGCTATGTCAACACGGCACAGTGCTTCTACGAGATTCACACGCACGACTCGTCGGGCATCGTTCATCTTGAAGTGGCGCAGCCGCACCCGCTGACGAGCGTCGTCTTCAAGTTAAAAAACGTCCTAGACGTGTGGGGCGTGCCTCACGATAAGCGGAGCTTCGGTCCGTTCAAAGGCAAGATTCGCGTGTACGTCGGCATGCCCGCGGCATTGGGGCAGACAAACGTGACTCAGTATCATCCGTTTGCCGGAGAGCAGTGGACGAACATGGGCTTGCGCTCGCACGAAGTGATTTGGGTCGAGATAGGAAAGCCGTACTACAACGCGCACCAGTTACCGCCCGTTACGTTCTACATGGAGTACTAGGCAGACGCCCTAGGTACAAAGATCTCGAGTGCAAGAAGCGGCTCGAGTACTGGGAGGGGCTCAGCGGCCTGGCGACGTTCGCGTCTTCAGGTCGCCGCCTTTTTATGGGGGGTCGGCGGCTTTGAGCACGCAGCTCGTCATGACGGCGTCGGTCATGCCGTGGATCAAGCGCTTATCTGCCGGAGCAATTGTAGCGAGGATGCCGCCAAGGGTGACCGTCTCTTCGCCGGTAACGAAGAAGTATGGACAGAGCCGGACGCGGCCGTCGAAGGTACGGATTTCGTCGCTGGCACGATCCAGGTATTGCTGGCGAACGCGCTTACCTTTATGGAAGCGCTGAAGAATATACGGCGTCTTGTCGAACGACGACAATGCAGTGTCGATCGTCGCCGCCCATTCTTCTTTGGTGAGATCGTTGGCGATCTTCACGCCGCGCGAACCCCACGCGAGCTCCGAGAAGCCCGACGGCTTCACGACGTAATCGCGCTCGCTCTTGCCGAGATCGACGAGCTTACGGAAATCGGAGATCTGCTCGCCGCCGGCTTCGAGGCCGGCGATGACCGCTTGCGGCGGCAGCGGCCGCGGATCCATGACCCAGGTGCGCGGGAAGACGGCCTTTAGCCGCTCGAAGCGGTCCCTGCCCAACTCGCCTTGCCAGAGTTTTACGAGCGCGTGGTGATGGAAGAGCGCAAACGATAACTTCTCTTCCAAGTTCGCTTTGGGAGTCGGCACGATTCGCACGCGATTATGGCGCGCGGCGTAGAGCATCAACTCTTGCTTGGGGACGTTGAGGAGATCGAAGAGCTCGAAGTTGCGGTAAAGCGCGTCGAGCTTTTCTTCCCGCCCGTCCTCGTGCCGGATGAACAAACCGTCTTCGGTGAAGAAGATCTCTTGCGGCGTGCGCAGCCACGCGTCGGCCAGTCCCAAGCGGCGCAGCGCGCCGGCGAGCCAGTCCATCTCCGGACGATAGTCGCGCGACTCTTCCGAGACGACGATGGCGACGGTCGGCTTTTGTATGCCGGTTACGTAACGCATCGTCTCGGCAAAGCCGTTGGGGATGCCGTCGAGGCCGCCGATGCTTTCAATTCCGAGTTGACAGTACGCTTCGGCCGTTGCGCCGACGAAACCCATACCGCCGGGAACGCTATCGAGTTCGGTAGCCGCGAAACCATTTTCCGTAAGAATCAAGTCGGGTCGAATGACGCCCGGTACGTCGCTTTTGAATCGGTTCTGCCGCGCGAGCTTAACGATCTGTTCGGGCTTACCGCGATCGAGATATTCGGCAATGAAGGCGGGTGCGGTGCCACGTGCGCTGCGGTTGTACAAGCCGTTGAGAGCGCGGTAGAAGGCGAGGAGATCGGTTCCCAGCAGCTCGATGCCGGCGACTTGCTTAGCGGATAATGCAAACGGCTCGGGGCTGACGCGCCACGCGATACGTTCGGTTTCGTCTTCGACCCGGAAGAGACCGGGCGGTATCGCTTCGTACAGGTGGTGCGCTTGTTCCCGAGCCGTCAGGTTCGGATTCGTGGCCGTACAAGGCATAATGAAAAAGCTGGCTCCTCTATCGACAGCCGTCTGGGATCTTCGAACTACTGAACGCGATGTACCGTCGGTGCCGCATACGAGTCTTAAGAATACCCTATTCGCCTACCGGGTTGCGCCAACCGCTCCCTCGGGCTACTTGATGGTGATGGCTCCGGGGGTGAGCAGCGCGCCTTCGACGTGGATGAGGCCGCTCGAATAGGCCAAGGTCAGGTGCAGCGTTCCGCTGAGACCGAGGCGGGTGAGGTCGAGGCTTTCGATGACCCGCGACACGCCCTCACCGGCCACGAAATGGAGTTGCCGGCTGAGGCTAAACGAGTGGCCCGGCGCGCCATACGAGGCGGCGGTCGGCACGATGATCTCGTCGCCGCCGGCCGATCGCGCGGCTCCGTCGATGCAGTAGCCGATGGTCACCGGCGTCCCACGGACGTTGAGCGTCTCCTGCGTGCATGCCGGCGCGGAAACAGCGACGGCCGGGCGCAGTGCCGCTACGAGAGACAACCCAAGGAAGAAGCGCCAAACAATCACGTTCGAAGAACGATTCGTGTGCCTGAAAGGTCGCACCTCGCGCGTGATATGATTTAGAGAGTGCTACCAACGATAGATCTCATCGCACTCGACCTCGACGGCACGCTTCTCGACCTCAACGACGGCATCTCTCCGGCCAATCGCCAGGCCATTGCAGCGGCGCTCGCAGCCGGCGTTCGCGTCGTCCTCGTTACCGGGCGCGGCACCGACAAACCCGAGCGCATCGTGCGCGAACTCAACCTCAACCTTCCGGCGATCTGCGCGCACGGCGCGCTCACCAAAGATTTTCTCTCGGGGCGCACCCTCGGGCACATTCCGGTGCCGCTGGTTCACGCGGTTCCGATGATTCATTACGCCGAAGCCAACGGGCTCAACGTTGCGGTGTACATCGAAGAGAAGTTTCATCGGCTGCGCGGCACGCATCTCTACATGGAAGACATGCTCGGACCGCACTGGCGGGAAGTGCATTCGCTGATCGACGTGCTGACCGAAGCGCCGACGTTCCTGCGGTTTCTCGGCCGCGAATCGGTCGACGCGATGCGCGAAGCGTTTTCCGGCGTACCGCTGCATTTCAAGTACGAAGTCTTCGGCGAATGGGAAGAGTGCGCCGTAACCAGCCTCGAGGCGACGAAGAAACACGCGCTCGAGCGGCTCTGCGCCGATTTGCGGATTCCGGCCCAGTCGGTGCTCGCCGTCGGCGATTCGGCTAACGACGTACCGATGCTGCGTTGGGCCGGCATCGGCGTCGCAATGGGCAACGCAACGCCGGACGTTCGGCAAACCGTTGGGCGCGTGACGGACGCGTGCGAGGAAGACGGCGTCGCGCGCGCGATCGAGCGCTACGTGCTCGACCCGATGCAGCGTTCCGAGAAGAGCGCGTGACGGTCCGCACGCGCGTGCGCGTGCTCGCATTCGCGCGCGTCGCCGAGTTGCTCGGAGCGCGTGAAGAAGCCCTCGAATTCGGCGGCAACGCGTGCGTTGCCGACGCGTGGGCGATGCTGACCCAGCGCGTCCCGGAGCTGAGCGTCCTGGAAGCGTCGACGCGCGCGGCACGGAACGGGCGGATCGCCGCCTTCGACGAACCGCTCGCCGACGGCGACGAGCTTGCGTTTCTCCCGCCGGTCGGCGGAGGCTAACGTTGCTGCGCATCGTCGGGGAGCCGATCGACCAGCGCGCGGTGGAAGCGCGCGTGCGTTCGGAGAAGTCCGGCGGCGTCGTGACGTTTTTGGGAATCGTGCGCGATCGCGCCGACGACGGCCGTCCGGTCAACGGGCTGCGCTACGAAGCTTTCGATGCAATGGCGTCGTCGGAGTTCGAAACGATCGTCGCTGAGGCGCGCGAGCGGTTCGGCGACGTCCGCGTCGCGGCCGAGCATCGCGTGGGCGACCTGCGGGTTGGCGAGATCGCCGTTGCGGTCTGCGTAGCGGCGGAACATCGCGGCGAGGCGTTTGCCGCATGCCGTTACGCCATCGACGAGCTCAAGCGCCGCGCACCCATTTGGAAGAAGGAGCTCTATGCCGACGGCGGAGGCGAATGGAAAGCCAACGCCTGTAACCAGACGTGAGTTCGCTCGAGCTCTTTACGGTTGCCGCCGCGAACAACCGCGTGGCCGTGCTGTATTACGAGCCGCGGCGGGCGCGCGGCGTGACCTTGGTCGTTGGGCACGGCTACTCGTCGAGCAAACACAATCTCGACTTTCTGTGTGCGTTTCTTGCCAGCCACGGTTTCGCAATCTATAGTCTGGACTTTCCGGGACACAAGCTGGGCTCCAGCGGCGGAACGCTGCGCGACGTCGACGACTGCATCGATGCGATGGCGTCGACGGTGCGCTTCGCGCGCGAACGCGGTGACGCGTCAACGTATACGATGGGTCATAGCATGGGCGGGATGACGGCGATCTTCACCGCCGCGCTCGATGCGGAGATCCTGGGAACGATCGCGATCACGACGGGGTATGGACGGCCGACGTCGTTGGCGGCCTTGCAGAAGGCCGGCGCGACCGACTTTCGATCGTCGTACGTCGTTGGCGCGACCTTGCCCGAGCTGGTAGCCGGCGTCGACGAGCGTTACGCGGCGCTGCTGCCGCGCCTGGCGGGGCGTTCGGCGCTGTATATAGCGGCGAACGCCGACGGTATGGTGAATCCTCGCAGCGTGAAAGAACTCTACGAGCGCGCGCCGGAGCCGAAGTGGTTCGAGACGATCGAAAGCGACCACACGTATGCCGGCGAGCGCGCGCGCAGTACGGTGCTGCAGTGGCTCAACGACCGGCACCCGCGGGCGTAACGCTAGCGCGGCGCGAGCTGCGACGCTACAGCCGCCACTTGCTCATTCCCGAAGTCGGACTTGCCGGTCAAGAACGTCTGGCCTCGTCGCGCGCGCTCGTTATCGGCGCGGGCGGTTTGGGCTCGCCCGCGCTGCAGTACCTTGCGGCAGCCGGCGTCGGGCGCATCGGTATCGTGGACGACGACGTCGTCGACGAAACGAACTTGCAGCGTCAGACGATTTTCGCCACCAGCGACGTCGGGCAACCCAAGGCCGCGATCGCCGCGCAACGGATGCACGCGCTCAATCCCACGATCGGCGTCGACGCCCTGCCGATTCGCTTCGACGCGAACAACGCTCGCGAACTGGTGCGGCTCTACGACGTGGTTTTGGATTGCACCGATCGGTTCTCGACGCGGTATCTCGTCAACGACGCTTGCGTGCTCGAAGGTAAACCCGATGCTTACGGCTCGATCTTTCGCTTCGACGGACAAGTCAGCGTCTTCGGTGCGGCAGGCGGCCCGTGCTATCGCTGTCTCTACCCCGAGTCGCCGCCCGCCGGCAGCGTACCGACCTGCGCCGAAGGGGGCGTACTGGGCGTCTTGGCCGGGATAGTCGGTGCGTTTCAAGCCAACGAAGCGCTCAAGATTCTGCTTGGGATCGGCGAGACGCTGGCGGGACGGTTGCTGCTGATCGACGCGCTGGGGGGACGCACGCGCGACGTCTGCTTCGAGCGCGATCCCAGTTGCGCGCTGTGCGGGCGAGGGCCCAGCATCACCGACGCAATCGAAACGGCGCCCGACGACGCGGCAGCGGCGCCGAGCGGAGTCGACGAGATCGAGGCCGGCGACTTGGACGCCGTCTTGAGCGACGCGACCTTGCTGGACGTTCGCGAACCGCACGAAGCCGTGCTGGGCACCATCGACGGAGCGGTAACGATGCCGGCCTCGGAGCTCGAAGCGCGCATGCACGAGCTCGACAGCGCGAAACGCTACGTGGTGGCATGCCGCGTCGGCGTCAAGTCGCTCTGGGCCGTGGGCCGGTTACGCGATGCGGGGTTCGGCCGCTTGGTGCATCTGCGCGGCGGGTTGCTGGCCTACGCGGCGCGCAACGCCGAGTTTGACTTTTTCTAAACGGTAAGAGACGTTATGCGAAGCAAGCCATTTGCGCGAACCGGCGTGGATCTGCCGGTCATCGGTCAAGGAACGTGGGACGTTCCCGAGAGCGGCCCGCGGTTAGCGCAAGCAAAAGCCGCGCTGCTGCGCGGGTTCGAACTGGGCATGACCCACGTCGATTCGGCCGAGATGTATGGCTCGGGCAAGGTCGAGGAGATCGTCGGCGAGACCATCGCCGGAATCCCGCGCGCGAAGCTCTTTCTAACGACCAAGGTGCTGCCCGGAAACGCTACCTATAAAGGAACGCTGGCAGCGGCGGAGCGCAGCTTGCGCCGGCTGCGCGTCGAGTATGTCGATCTCTATTTGCTGCACTGGCCGAGCGAGCACCCGCTCGAGGAAACGATGCGCGCGCTCGAAACGCTGGTCACGCAGGGCAAAGCTCGCTACGTCGGCGTCAGCAACTTCGACGCCGGCGAGATGCTCGAAGCCGCGGGTTACTTGCGCGACGTCGCACTGACGTGTAACCAGGTGCTCTACCACCTTCGCGAACGCGGCGCGGAGCACGACGTGATTCCGCAAGCTCGAGAGCGCGGGATCGCGGTCGTCGCGTATACGCCGTTTGGGCGCGGAGGGTTTCCGCGCCGCGAGAGCGAGCCGGGCGGCGTTCTAGATTCGGTCGCGCGCAAGCACGGCGTAACGCCGCGGCAGGTGATTCTTGCTTTCCTCACGCGCGAACCGAACGTGTTTACGATACCCAAGGCGGCTTCGGTTCCACACGTGGAAGAAAACGCCGGCGCGGGGGACCTCGTATTGGATTCCGAGGACGTCGACGCGATCGACGCGACATTTCCGCTCGGCAAGCGCGGTCCGCTGGCAACGCTATGAACGACGCCGGCGTGGGGGTCGACTACGGCGCGATCAAAGCGCGGGCGGTCGAGCGCGCGCGAAGCCTCGGCGCGTCGGCCGTGCGCGTGACCGACGCGTTTGCCGACGCAGCTTCGCGTGCTCGCATGCGCGATGCGTTTGCGCGCGGCGATTTCGCGACGTGGGGCTACGACGATACGTACGCGTCCCGTGCGAGCGATCCGGGCGAGATTTTGCCGGGCGCGCGCAGCGTCGTTTGTCTTGCCGTGCCCTATGCGACGCGATATGCAACTCGCCGCGACGTGCGCCGCGGACGCGTCTCGAACTATGCGTGGTCGGCGGATTACCATCACCGCGTGCGCGCGATGCTCGCCGACGTCGCGTCGGTTATCGATGCCGCTGCCGGAGCGCCGGTAACGGCGATCGCCTGCGACACGCGGCCGCTGGCCGAGCGCGCATTTGCGGCTCGGGCGGGCGTGGGATGGATCGGAAAGCACACCAATCTCATCGCGCCCGGATCGGGCTCCTTCGTCTTCCTCGGTGAGATCGTTACGACGCTGGCGCTGCCGCGCGACGAGCCGCTCAAAAAGAACTGCGGCAGCTGCGCGCGGTGCGTCGACGCGTGCCCTACGCGGGCACTGCGCGGCGACTACACCATCGACGCGTCGCGCTGCATCGCCGATTTGACGCAGCGCAGGGACGCCATTCCACGCGAGATGCGGTCGCTGATCGGAACGTGGGTGTGGGGCTGCGATCTGTGTCAGATCGTCTGCCCTCCGACGCAGCGCGCTGGAACGGTCGAAGACGGCGCCAGCCGTCCGCTCGACGGCAACCTGGCCGAACCCGATCTCGTATCGCTGTTGGGACTGGGCAGCGGCGAGTTCAAACGACGCTACGCCAAGACCGCCATGGGATGGCGCGGCGCCGCCGTGTTGCGGCGTAATGCGGCCGTTGCGCTCGGTAACGCCGGGGATCGCTCGACCGTGAGCGCGCTCGCTCGCGCCCTAGAACGCGATCCGCATCCGATGGTGCGCGCGCACGTGGCGTGGGCACTCGGTCGCATTGGTTCTCCCAGCGCGCTCACAGCGTTGCAACGGCGTGATGATGTGGAAGAAGATCCAAGCGTGCGCGAAGAGATTCGGGCCGCGTTACTAGACGGAGGACTCGGGGTATGCCGCACTCGCTAATGTTCAGGTTCATCGCTCGTGCGGCATACCCGCTCGTCCTCCTGGCGCTCATTGCCGGAACCTCACCGCGCGCGGTGGCGGCGCCGGATTTGCTGACGCGGATGGCGGCAGTCAATCCGAATCTGCACGCCTTTACCGCCACGATGCACGCCAACGTCGTCATGAAATCGTTTCCTTTTCTGAGTGCCTCGCTGACCGGAACGTACTATCACAAAGAGCCCGACAAAACGAAGGTGGTCTTCACGAGCGGCGTGCCGCTAATCGCCTCGCAGTTCGACAAGCTCTACGCGCACATCGAAAGCCCGTCGCAGTGGGACAGCGTCTACAACGTTAAGGTGTCGAGCGACGACGGTGCGGTGACGACGTTTCGCCTGGTACCCAAAAGGCACGGGAACGTGGATCACATCGACGCGAAGGTCGACGACGCGACGGCCACGGTGACCTCGATGCGCTGGGCATACGCCAACGGCGGCTACGCCGAAATGACCAATCACTACGGCGCCGTCGACGGGAACACGGTGGTGACGTCGCAAACGGGTCACGTCGAGGAGCCCGGCTACGTCGCCGACATCACCTCGACCATCGATCACTACGCGATCAATCCCGACCTCTCCGACTCGGTCTTTACGCAGCAATGAACACAATCGACCTGACGCGCACCCCGCTGGTGGACGGTTTCAACCGTTCGATCGAGTATTTGCGCGTCTCGGTCACCGACAAGTGCAACTTGCGGTGCGTGTATTGCATGCCCGAAGCGGGGCTCGCGTGGCTGACGCGCGACGAGATTCTCAGCTACGAGGAGATCGTGGCGATCGTCGAAGCGGCCGCGTCGGTCGGCGTTCGTGCGATTCGTCTCACCGGCGGCGAGCCGCTGCTGCGGCGCAATCTCCCGCGATTGGTCGCCGCGATAGCGCGCGTCGAAGGTATCGAAGACGTCGCGCTCTCGACCAATGCGCTGCTGTTGGAAGAACAACTGCCCGAGCTGGTCGCGGCGGGATTGCGGCGCGTCAACGTTTCGCTCGATACCCTGCGGCCGGAGCGTTTCGAAGCCATCGCACGCCGTCCGGGGCTGGATCGCGTGATGCGGGGGATCGACGCGGCCGTCGGCGCCGGCCTGACGCCGGTGAAGATCAACTGCGTCGTGATGCGCAACCAGAACGACGACGAGATCGCCGAGTTCGCCGCACTCACGCGCGACCGGCCGGTCTTCGTGCGCTTCATTGAAGTCATGCCCGTGCACGAAAACCTCGAGCTGTCGCGCGATGCGTATATCTCGTCGGACGAAATTCTCGAGCGCGTCGCTTCAATCGGACGGATCGAGCCGGTTGAGGGGCCCGGCGGAAACGGTCCGGCGCGGTACTTTGCGTTCCCAGGGGCGCCCGGAGCGGTCGGCGTGATCAGCCCGCTCTCGCACGACTACTGCGAGCGCTGTAATCGCGTCCGGCTGAGCGCCGACGGCCGGCTGCGGCTCTGCCTCTTCGGGGACTATGCGCTCGACCTGCGGGCGCCGTTACGAGCGGGGGCCGGGCGCGAGGCGATCGCCGGGCTGCTGGCCTCGGCCATGCTGATCAAGCCCGAGCGTCACCACCTGCGCTTGGGCGAGACCGCCTCTCAAATGAGAGCCTTCTCCGAAATCGGGGGGTAGCGTCACGCCGCCCGGGCGTCGAACGTTGCGGTAGTCAAAGGGGGGATCGAGTCGAGTGGACGAGGTCTACGTCCGGACCGACGAGGCGGCGATCGCGGAAGCGCGGATCGATGCCATGGTGCGCGAGTATCAAACGAAGCTCGCACGCTACGTACGCCGGATGGTAGGCGATGCCGAAGCTGCGCTCGACCTGACGCAAGACGTGTTCTTGGCGGCGTATCGCATGCTCAAAGGCGATCCGCAGCGCGAGTTGACGGCCGGGTGGCTGTATCGTGCGGCGACGAACGCGGCGATCTCGTTCATGCGGCGTAAGAAGATCCTCCGGATGCTCCCGCTCGATCGCGACGTCGATCGCGGCGAGTGGCGCATCGACGAGCGCAGTGCCGCATCGGTGGATCTGCAAGCCGCGTTGCAGCGGCTGCCGGCAGAACAATCGGCGGCGGTGCTATTGACGAGTTACGCAGGATACTCGTCGCAAGAAGCGGCGGCGATGCTGGGAACGACGGCCGATGCCGTGCGCCAGCGAGTGTGCCGCGCGATGAGGGTTCTACGAGCAACGATGACGGAGGAAACATGATCGGGGAATGCGCGCGAGCCGAGGTGCTTGCCGGCGCGGTAGCGCTGGGCGAAGCTTCGGACGCCGAACGCGAGCAATACCGGCGGCATATTGCAGCCTGCCGGCGTTGCGTCAACGCGTTCGGTGGAGAGCGCGAAATCGAGCGCACGGCGAGTGTCGTCGAGCGCGCGAGAGAGAGCGAAACGTGGCAGCCCGATCTTCGGGGCTGGATGACGGCGCGTCAGAAACGCCGCGCGATGACGTGGCGCTTCGGTCTGTCCGGCATCGCCGCGGCGATCGTCGTTTCGTTAGGTCTTCACGCGCTGATCGCGGCCAATATCTCCGTTCCGGCGCCGTCGTCGGATGCGCAGCCCACGACCGTCGCGTTCGGCGGCATGCAAGTGACGCTCGAACGCCGCCCACGGGCGACGCATCACGCAGCGCCGTCCGGGAGCGTATCGGCAGCCGCCCCGCGGCTCGAG is from Candidatus Baltobacteraceae bacterium and encodes:
- a CDS encoding polysaccharide biosynthesis tyrosine autokinase; amino-acid sequence: MIQIPTAGGGMTPYAATTQPEQQSDLGGMGRVFLRRIRPMLAIFAGFVALVLILTLVLPKTYTTTVKLIAGNPGTTGFAGSGNSSSDTEVPVLNALLIATGMQSTETYVELFQEIPVAQQVIAELGLKTSPRDLLNKVDVKPVVNTAIIGLSVTWRDANTSAQIANAFGNVVVDRQRQLVAAQADNAITFLNQQLPQAQKAMNDAQTALASFEAQHHIADISTQTQTLIASLAALDAKVGQTQADRQQAQAELSSAQAQLKSTPATVTGGETVAQNPVLGQLQSQLSQTDVQLQTALQQYTEKHPTVIALRNQEAQIKREIAQQQATIVANTNTVPNPVYQQIQQQAEQYATQIASDNAQLGALKMQQQQMNPQLANLPAQTATLANLQRQAKSAEDVYTALEGKFNNAQIARDTALSDVTITQPADPRFADVKPHLIVNLLLGVGLGAILAILGAFVIDYLDNTIKDDRDVEEELALPSLAAIPLVKMRNGTPELPWVRTMSIEAFLQLVTSMKYATDRPLSTVVVTSPTQGDGKSTVALNVAIAMGELEPRVLLVDADLRRASLHHKLRMKNERGLSDILVGRSQLEDVVQGTRYPGLDLLTSGTPTPNPIKLLESGRMDEFLREAQERYRCVVIDGTALSVNVDSAVVARKADGTVIVLSANQTDLRAAKQALRRMQQVGVRNILGYVLNRVVPRKEDYEAYELRAGTELEPTEETMITA
- a CDS encoding Cof-type HAD-IIB family hydrolase; protein product: MLPTIDLIALDLDGTLLDLNDGISPANRQAIAAALAAGVRVVLVTGRGTDKPERIVRELNLNLPAICAHGALTKDFLSGRTLGHIPVPLVHAVPMIHYAEANGLNVAVYIEEKFHRLRGTHLYMEDMLGPHWREVHSLIDVLTEAPTFLRFLGRESVDAMREAFSGVPLHFKYEVFGEWEECAVTSLEATKKHALERLCADLRIPAQSVLAVGDSANDVPMLRWAGIGVAMGNATPDVRQTVGRVTDACEEDGVARAIERYVLDPMQRSEKSA
- a CDS encoding MoaD/ThiS family protein, producing MTVRTRVRVLAFARVAELLGAREEALEFGGNACVADAWAMLTQRVPELSVLEASTRAARNGRIAAFDEPLADGDELAFLPPVGGG
- a CDS encoding molybdenum cofactor biosynthesis protein MoaE, with translation MLRIVGEPIDQRAVEARVRSEKSGGVVTFLGIVRDRADDGRPVNGLRYEAFDAMASSEFETIVAEARERFGDVRVAAEHRVGDLRVGEIAVAVCVAAEHRGEAFAACRYAIDELKRRAPIWKKELYADGGGEWKANACNQT
- a CDS encoding alpha/beta hydrolase, translated to MSSLELFTVAAANNRVAVLYYEPRRARGVTLVVGHGYSSSKHNLDFLCAFLASHGFAIYSLDFPGHKLGSSGGTLRDVDDCIDAMASTVRFARERGDASTYTMGHSMGGMTAIFTAALDAEILGTIAITTGYGRPTSLAALQKAGATDFRSSYVVGATLPELVAGVDERYAALLPRLAGRSALYIAANADGMVNPRSVKELYERAPEPKWFETIESDHTYAGERARSTVLQWLNDRHPRA
- the moeB gene encoding molybdopterin-synthase adenylyltransferase MoeB — translated: MAQRPAPAGVTLARRELRRYSRHLLIPEVGLAGQERLASSRALVIGAGGLGSPALQYLAAAGVGRIGIVDDDVVDETNLQRQTIFATSDVGQPKAAIAAQRMHALNPTIGVDALPIRFDANNARELVRLYDVVLDCTDRFSTRYLVNDACVLEGKPDAYGSIFRFDGQVSVFGAAGGPCYRCLYPESPPAGSVPTCAEGGVLGVLAGIVGAFQANEALKILLGIGETLAGRLLLIDALGGRTRDVCFERDPSCALCGRGPSITDAIETAPDDAAAAPSGVDEIEAGDLDAVLSDATLLDVREPHEAVLGTIDGAVTMPASELEARMHELDSAKRYVVACRVGVKSLWAVGRLRDAGFGRLVHLRGGLLAYAARNAEFDFF